One Streptomyces sp. NBC_01237 genomic region harbors:
- the mmsB gene encoding multiple monosaccharide ABC transporter permease, whose translation MTTVTPPQGTSAVPPAAASAGALIVRSIRSHVRQYGMLVALVLIVALFQIWTDGTLLLPNNVSNLIQQNGYILILAIGMMIVIIAGHIDLSVGSLVAFVGAMSAVMMVKHDMPWVLALVLALLIGAVAGAWQGFFIAYVGIPSFIVTLAGMLLFRGLTQIVLEGQSLAPFPEGFQNIAKGFIPEMGPYTQYHNPTLLIGLAVLTLLLVQEWRDRRRQLAFALEVLPAGLWALKCVAIVAAVVAFTLTLASFHGVPVVMLIMCALLIGLGHVMRNAVIGRHVYALGGNKAAAVLSGVKDKRVTFLVFVNMGVLAALAGCVYAARLNSGTPQAGLNFELEAIAAAFIGGASMSGGVGTVMGAVIGGLVLGVLNNGMSLVGIGTDYQQVIKGLVLLAAVGFDVWNKRRAGR comes from the coding sequence ATGACCACCGTCACTCCCCCGCAGGGCACCTCGGCCGTACCACCCGCCGCGGCCTCGGCAGGTGCGCTGATCGTCCGGAGCATCCGCTCCCACGTGCGTCAGTACGGCATGCTCGTCGCCCTGGTCCTCATCGTCGCGCTGTTCCAGATATGGACCGACGGCACCCTGCTGCTGCCGAACAACGTGTCCAATCTGATCCAGCAGAACGGCTACATCCTCATCCTGGCCATCGGCATGATGATCGTCATCATCGCGGGCCACATCGATCTGTCCGTCGGCTCGCTCGTCGCCTTCGTCGGCGCCATGTCGGCCGTGATGATGGTGAAGCACGACATGCCGTGGGTGCTCGCCCTGGTGCTGGCGCTGCTGATCGGCGCGGTCGCCGGTGCGTGGCAGGGCTTCTTCATCGCGTACGTCGGTATCCCGTCCTTCATCGTGACACTGGCCGGCATGCTGCTCTTCCGCGGTCTGACCCAGATCGTGCTGGAGGGCCAGTCCCTCGCCCCGTTCCCCGAGGGCTTCCAGAACATCGCCAAGGGCTTCATTCCCGAGATGGGCCCCTACACCCAGTACCACAACCCGACCCTGCTGATCGGCCTCGCCGTCCTCACCCTCCTGCTCGTGCAGGAGTGGCGCGACCGGCGCCGGCAGCTCGCCTTCGCACTGGAGGTGCTGCCGGCCGGACTGTGGGCGCTCAAGTGCGTGGCGATCGTCGCGGCCGTTGTCGCCTTCACGCTGACGCTGGCGAGCTTCCACGGGGTGCCGGTGGTGATGCTGATCATGTGCGCCCTGCTGATCGGCCTCGGCCATGTGATGCGCAACGCGGTGATCGGCCGCCATGTCTACGCGCTGGGCGGCAACAAGGCGGCGGCCGTGCTCTCGGGCGTCAAGGACAAGCGCGTCACGTTCCTGGTCTTCGTCAACATGGGGGTGCTGGCCGCGCTCGCGGGCTGTGTGTACGCGGCACGTCTCAACTCGGGTACCCCGCAGGCGGGCCTCAACTTCGAACTGGAGGCCATCGCCGCGGCGTTCATCGGTGGCGCGTCCATGAGCGGCGGCGTCGGCACGGTGATGGGTGCGGTGATCGGCGGCCTGGTGCTCGGCGTGCTCAACAACGGCATGTCGCTGGTCGGCATCGGCACCGACTACCAGCAGGTCATCAAGGGGCTGGTGCTGCTGGCGGCGGTCGGGTTCGACGTGTGGAACAAGCGCAGGGCCGGCAGGTGA